In a single window of the Arachis hypogaea cultivar Tifrunner chromosome 6, arahy.Tifrunner.gnm2.J5K5, whole genome shotgun sequence genome:
- the LOC112695571 gene encoding uncharacterized protein encodes MVRGGKISGKSSFRNRARSKEGGSDDSDEDYVVSDEDEEVSDCPDEYSSSLDGCATEESYDAFIDEEEEDDGIQQVKKFNRSEAGNGVCGRQKNASKSRRKRGRIAYAKHEDQEAQEEQEQEQEQEQVKVEDGDGDGDGDGDGDGCGGGSREKEGEDDEDEDEDFKYDDYDEDNGDDDDDEDFDFEDDDEEFSLEEGDYLVEEEESRGRKKKNNNMKVRKKILKRKVSVTSTKHRKRKKSRASNKPLKKKRRNRGLKRKVRCDDVDDFIDNGPASRTKRRKELGRPRRMLLPEDSNSDAYGASSGSSDFEFTISEEEREQVREAQELCQSSRRNLRSSSHLTKNEEIELHEDRHQLRKPHGRKGKEKIDESQGRKGKEKVEDLKNELGKQVCGICLSEENKRKIRGILNCCTHYFCFTCIVEWAKVETRCPLCKQRFRTITKPARSTAGVDFREVVVEVPERDQVYQPTEEELRSYIDPYEDVICSECHQGGDDALMLLCDICDSPAHTYCVGLGREVPEGNWYCDGCRPDALASSSSQVQERLTDPSVPTQNLPVRPSIVLNERESIDLNMISSPRASFSQGFGHISSARVSGRSVELASPGPGGGAPTLSERRWILRQIHQLRSVSGRTNGTSATNSTSNLYNSQTDQGRETNATQHTRAQDAGTSYLPFLDERLCNNMSPSMQNADPSSTRIGNARRPMVQDSAMLANRSMHGVLLPVLVATTPSVSGYEQVYPFNNSIDVVTDNSLPVAIKEESNLETIKQQLKSMVKRHLWSLSRDVDLGHNTLKDVARSSKHTVLAACGLEHKKSEVRSVPAPDVCPHIELMAGGQTSLIRGCCSTCFDSFVKNVVKNILDRRMSSQWLRLGL; translated from the exons ATGGTAAGGGGAGGAAAAATTAGTGGCAAAAGCAGCTTTAGGAATAGGGCTCGGTCAAAGGAAGGTGGTTCCGATGATTCCGATGAAGATTATGTGGTttcagatgaagatgaagaagtgTCCGATTGTCCGGACGAATATAGCTCCTCTCTAGATGGATGTGCAACAGAGGAGAGTTATGATGCTTTTATAGACgaggaggaagaagatgatggaaTTCAACAAGTGAAGAAATTCAATAGATCAGAGGCCGGGAATGGTGTTTGTGGCCGACAGAAAAATGCAAGTAAAAGCAGACGAAAGAGGGGAAGGATTGCATATGCAAAACATGAAGATCAAGAAGCacaagaagaacaagaacaagaacaagaacaagaacaagtaaaaGTAGAAgatggggatggggatggggatggggatggAGATGGAGATGGATGTGGAGGTGGAAGTAGGGAGAAGGAGGGTGaggatgatgaggatgaagatgaggATTTCaaatatgatgattatgatgagGACAATGGCGATGACGACGACGATGAGGACTTTGAttttgaagatgatgatgaggaattttcaCTAGAGGAAGGAGATTACttagtagaggaagaagaatcaaggggaagaaagaagaaaaataacaacatgAAAGTGCGCAAGAAGATTTTGAAGAGAAAGGTTTCCGTGACTTCTACCAAACATCGAAAGAGGAAGAAATCTAGAGCTTCAAATAAAcccttgaaaaagaaaagaaggaataGAGGGTTAAAGAGGAAAGTAAGATGTGATGATGTGGATGATTTTATTGATAATGGCCCAGCCAGCAGGACAAAAAGGAGGAAAGAATTGGGTAGGCCAAGGAGAATGCTTTTACCCGAGGATTCCAATTCCGATGCATATGGTGCCTCTTCTGGTTCATCTGATTTCGAGTTTACTATCTCCGAAGAAGAAAGAGAACAGGTCCGAGAAGCCCAAGAATTGTGTCAAAGCTCTAGAAGGAATTTGAGGAGTTCTTCCCATTTAACCAAAAATGAAGAGATTGAGTTACATGAAGATCGACACCAACTAAGGAAGCCTCATGGTCGAAAGGGTAAGGAAAAGATAGATGAATCTCAAGGAAGAAAGGGTAAGGAAAAGGTAGAGGATTTAAAAAATGAGTTGGGAAAGCAGGTGTGCGGAATTTGTTTGTCtgaggaaaataaaagaaaaataagaggaaTTCTAAATTGTTGTACTCACTACTTTTGCTTTACCTGCATTGTGGAGTGGGCAAAAGTGGAAACTCGGTGTCCTTTGTgtaagcagagattcagaacaaTTACTAAGCCTGCCAGATCAACTGCAGGAGTTGATTTTAGAGAAGTGGTAGTAGAAGTGCCTGAACGCGACCAG GTTTACCAGCCCACCGAAGAAGAACTCAGGAGCTATATTGATCCATATGAGGATGTTATTTGTTCAGAGTGCCATCAAGGTGGAGATGATGCCCTCATGTTACTATGTGATATCTGTGATTCCCCTGCACACACATATTGTGTTGGTTTGGGTCGGGAAGTACCTGAAGGTAATTGGTATTGTGATGGTTGCAGACCGGATGCTTTGGCATCTTCAAGCTCTCAAGTTCAAGAACGTCTGACTGATCCAAGTGTCCCAACTCAAAACTTGCCTGTTAGACCATCAATTGTTCTTAATGAACGAGAAAGTATAGACCTCAACATGATATCTTCACCCCGGGCATCTTTTAGTCAAGGATTTGGGCATATTTCATCTGCTAGAGTTTCTGGTAGAAGTGTTGAACTAGCTTCTCCAGGACCTGGAGGAGGGGCACCGACTTTATCAGAAAGGCGCTGGATACTCCGACAGATTCACCAGCTACGTTCGGTATCTGGCAGAACCAATGGTACTTCAGCTAccaattcaacaagtaacttgtatAACTCTCAAACCGATCAAGGCAGGGAAACAAATGCAACACAGCATACAAGGGCACAGGATGCGGGAACATCGTACCTCCCATTCTTAGACGAGAGATTATGCAACAATATGTCTCCATCAATGCAGAATGCAGACCCCTCCTCAACGAGAATTGGCAATGCTAGAAGACCAATGGTTCAGGATTCAGCTATGCTTGCCAACAGATCTATGCACGGTGTGCTATTGCCCGTACTTGTGGCAACAACACCTTCCGTATCTGGTTATGAACAAGTTTATCCGTTCAACAACAGCATAGACGTGGTCACTGACAATAGCTTACCCGTTGCTATCAAAGAAGAGAGTAACTTAGAAACAATAAAGCAGCAGTTGAAGTCGATGGTTAAAAGACACCTGTGGAGCTTATCTCGAGATGTTGATTTAG GGCATAATACTCTCAAGGACGTTGCAAGGAGTTCTAAACACACCGTACTAGCTGCATGTGGTCTTGAGCACAAGAAGAGTGAGGTTCGGTCTGTGCCCGCACCAGATGTCTGCCCCCACATTGAACTAATGGCAGGTGGACAAACTAGTTTGATAAGAGGTTGCTGCTCAACTTGCTTTGATTCTTTTGTAAAAAATGTGGTAAAAAATATTTTGGACAGAAGAATGTCCTCACAGTGGTTACGATTAGGTCTCTAG